One Paracidovorax avenae ATCC 19860 genomic region harbors:
- a CDS encoding SidA/IucD/PvdA family monooxygenase — protein sequence MAISSPLGAAGLAALEQRLQHDLLTLNWRAKAWLPQRTHAGRPVIDVLIIGAGQAGLAASMALAQQGIPAVLLDRAPEDHEGPWATTARMETLRSPKELTGPALGVPSLTFRAWFEAQWGDDAWAALDKIPRLQWMDYLRWYRRVTRADVRNGHAVTAVRPRGDGLVEVDVQAQGQATTWFARRVVLATGRDGLGGPQIPAFMQGVGRGRWAHSSDVLDYATLRGLRVGVVGAGSSAMDSAATALESGAASVDLLVRRPDLPRINKSKGSGVPGLTHGHHDLPDAWKWRIRHYINTTQVPPPHGSTLRVSRHPNAFFHLGCPVQGVRENPADGALHVATPHGTFAFDFLIVSTGFAIDWAQKPEFAAIAPHVRTWGTRYTPPPGDEDQELADSPDLGPVFEFREKLPGDCPGLERVHCFCYPAALSHGTVSGDIPAISDGARRLATGLASLFYREDVDYHFGVLQAYAEPELLGDEWTPADTARRVLPG from the coding sequence ATGGCTATCTCCTCCCCTCTGGGCGCGGCCGGGCTGGCTGCTCTTGAACAGCGGCTGCAGCACGATCTGCTGACCCTCAACTGGCGCGCGAAGGCCTGGCTGCCGCAGCGCACGCACGCGGGCCGGCCGGTCATCGACGTGCTCATCATCGGCGCCGGCCAGGCGGGGCTGGCGGCCAGCATGGCGCTGGCGCAGCAGGGCATCCCTGCGGTGCTGCTGGACCGCGCGCCGGAGGACCACGAAGGGCCCTGGGCCACCACGGCGCGCATGGAAACGCTGCGCTCGCCCAAGGAGCTGACGGGCCCGGCGCTGGGCGTGCCTTCGCTCACCTTCCGTGCGTGGTTCGAGGCCCAGTGGGGCGACGACGCCTGGGCCGCGCTCGACAAGATCCCGCGGCTGCAGTGGATGGACTACCTGCGCTGGTACCGGCGCGTCACCCGGGCCGACGTGCGCAACGGCCATGCGGTCACCGCCGTGCGGCCGCGCGGCGACGGGCTGGTGGAGGTGGACGTGCAGGCGCAGGGCCAGGCCACGACCTGGTTCGCGCGCCGCGTGGTGCTGGCCACCGGCCGCGACGGCCTGGGCGGGCCGCAGATCCCGGCTTTCATGCAGGGGGTCGGCCGCGGCCGCTGGGCGCATTCGTCCGATGTGCTGGACTACGCCACGCTGCGCGGCCTGCGCGTGGGCGTGGTGGGCGCCGGCTCGTCGGCCATGGACAGCGCCGCCACGGCGCTGGAATCCGGTGCCGCCAGCGTGGACCTGCTGGTGCGCCGCCCCGACCTGCCCCGCATCAACAAGTCCAAGGGCTCGGGCGTGCCCGGCCTCACGCACGGCCACCACGACCTGCCGGACGCCTGGAAGTGGCGCATCCGCCACTACATCAACACCACGCAGGTGCCGCCGCCGCACGGCAGCACGCTGCGCGTCTCGCGCCACCCCAACGCCTTCTTCCACTTGGGCTGCCCGGTGCAGGGCGTGCGGGAGAACCCGGCCGACGGCGCGCTGCATGTCGCCACGCCGCACGGCACCTTCGCCTTCGACTTCCTGATCGTCTCGACCGGTTTCGCCATCGACTGGGCGCAGAAGCCCGAGTTCGCGGCCATCGCTCCCCACGTGCGCACCTGGGGCACGCGCTACACCCCGCCGCCGGGCGACGAAGACCAGGAACTGGCCGACTCGCCCGACCTGGGCCCCGTGTTCGAGTTCCGGGAGAAGTTGCCCGGTGACTGCCCCGGCCTGGAGCGCGTGCACTGCTTCTGCTATCCAGCCGCGCTGTCGCACGGCACCGTCTCGGGCGACATCCCTGCCATCAGCGACGGCGCGCGCCGGCTGGCCACCGGCCTTGCCAGCCTGTTCTACCGCGAGGATGTGGATTACCACTTCGGCGTGCTGCAGGCCTATGCCGAGCCCGAACTGCTGGGCGACGAATGGACGCCCGCGGACACCGCCCGGCGCGTCCTGCCCGGCTGA
- a CDS encoding CMD domain-containing protein: MTDTAATTTASRDTIDHIAGLVPGSAAHAVRHQRDKVATATQGCEDALFGPGLPGGLTQAERLAVAHDIARVSGLPALAAHYRAALQPLHPPPAVQALVDAPDAAIADARLQAIVHFARTLATHPAESDQAALQALPAAGLPVPDTVLLAQLIGFVTYQLRVVAGVAALAQLGETGAAPAATAAQPADAAPFVHPANLPAPGEPLRVNGYTSETLDWKAWLPVLDPATATPEQNAVLDLSHPKARTSDFYLLLAHQPRVLSERSQAFNAIMYAPGGLARAEREVASTVVSRVNGCVYCASVHAQRFEQLAKRNDVMAQIFQEPDTAGTNARERAIVQASAALTRTPGTFGAQHLQPLRDAGLSDLEILDALHAAALFAWANRLMLNLGEAVFPQAG; encoded by the coding sequence ATGACCGACACCGCCGCTACCACCACCGCATCCCGCGACACCATCGACCACATCGCCGGCCTCGTGCCCGGCAGCGCGGCCCATGCCGTGCGCCACCAGCGCGACAAGGTCGCCACGGCCACGCAGGGCTGCGAAGACGCCCTCTTCGGCCCCGGCCTGCCCGGCGGCCTCACGCAGGCCGAGCGCCTGGCCGTGGCGCACGACATCGCCCGCGTGAGCGGCCTGCCCGCGCTGGCGGCGCACTACCGCGCGGCCCTCCAGCCCCTGCATCCCCCGCCGGCCGTGCAGGCGCTCGTCGATGCGCCCGACGCCGCGATCGCGGACGCCCGCCTGCAGGCCATCGTGCATTTCGCGCGCACGCTCGCCACGCACCCCGCCGAAAGCGACCAGGCCGCCCTGCAGGCCCTGCCCGCCGCGGGCCTCCCGGTGCCGGACACGGTGCTGCTCGCCCAGCTGATCGGCTTCGTCACCTACCAGTTGCGCGTGGTGGCCGGCGTGGCCGCGCTGGCGCAACTGGGCGAGACAGGCGCCGCGCCGGCCGCTACCGCAGCGCAACCGGCGGACGCCGCCCCCTTCGTCCATCCCGCCAACCTGCCCGCGCCCGGCGAGCCGCTGCGCGTGAACGGCTACACCAGCGAAACGCTGGACTGGAAAGCCTGGCTGCCCGTGCTCGATCCCGCCACGGCCACCCCCGAGCAGAACGCAGTGCTCGACCTCAGCCATCCCAAGGCCCGCACGTCGGACTTCTACCTGCTGCTGGCGCACCAGCCCCGCGTGCTGTCCGAGCGCTCGCAGGCCTTCAACGCCATCATGTACGCGCCGGGCGGCCTCGCCCGCGCCGAGCGCGAAGTCGCCAGCACCGTGGTCTCGCGCGTGAACGGCTGCGTGTACTGCGCCTCCGTGCACGCCCAGCGCTTCGAGCAACTGGCCAAGCGCAACGACGTGATGGCGCAGATCTTCCAGGAACCCGACACCGCCGGCACCAATGCGCGCGAACGCGCCATCGTGCAGGCCAGCGCCGCGCTCACGCGCACGCCCGGCACGTTCGGCGCGCAGCACCTGCAGCCGCTGCGCGACGCCGGCCTGTCCGACCTCGAGATCCTGGACGCTCTGCACGCCGCCGCCCTGTTCGCCTGGGCCAACCGGCTGATGCTGAACCTGGGCGAAGCCGTCTTCCCGCAGGCCGGCTGA
- a CDS encoding D-amino acid dehydrogenase, with amino-acid sequence MRVIVLGAGLLGTTSAYFLQQLGHEVTVIDRQATPGAETSFANGGQISVSHAEPWANPGAPLKLLQWLGREDAPLLFRLRSDMRQWLWGLQFLRECTPARTRHNIEQIVRLGTYSRETLQQLRRDTGIQYDQRAQGILHFYTSRKEFDGALAPAEQMRQLGCERRVVSADEAVRIEPALASIRSQLAGATYTDADESGDANAFTRALAQRAEQAGVRFRMGCHITALRTAAGAIDHVEITDAEGRFERVRGDAYVLAMGSFSPLLAEPLGLRLPIYPAKGYSVTLPVRDASAAYEVSLTDDEYKLVFSRYTRAARDGQPARDVMRIAGTAELNGYGRDLHPVRCEAIVKRVEQLFPGAGDTSQAQFWSGLRPATPSNVPLIGRTKLPNLFLNTGHGTLGWTHACGSGRAIASIVSGIVPEVDFAFTGMPRGRTAVPALA; translated from the coding sequence ATGCGCGTGATCGTCCTCGGCGCCGGCTTGCTCGGCACCACCTCCGCCTATTTCCTCCAGCAGCTCGGCCACGAAGTGACCGTGATCGACCGCCAGGCCACGCCCGGCGCGGAAACCAGCTTCGCCAACGGCGGCCAGATCTCAGTGAGCCACGCCGAGCCGTGGGCCAACCCGGGTGCCCCGCTCAAGCTGCTGCAATGGCTGGGCCGGGAAGATGCGCCGCTGCTCTTCCGCCTGCGCTCCGACATGCGCCAGTGGCTCTGGGGCCTGCAGTTCCTGCGCGAATGCACGCCGGCGCGCACGCGCCACAACATCGAGCAGATCGTGCGCCTGGGCACCTACAGCCGCGAAACGCTGCAGCAGCTGCGCCGCGACACCGGCATCCAGTACGACCAGCGAGCGCAGGGCATCCTGCACTTCTACACCAGCCGCAAGGAATTCGACGGAGCGCTCGCACCGGCCGAGCAGATGCGCCAGCTCGGCTGCGAACGCCGCGTGGTGAGCGCCGACGAGGCCGTGCGCATCGAACCGGCCCTGGCTTCCATCCGCTCCCAGCTGGCGGGCGCCACCTACACCGATGCCGACGAATCCGGCGACGCCAATGCCTTCACGCGCGCGCTGGCCCAGCGGGCCGAACAGGCCGGCGTGCGCTTTCGCATGGGCTGCCACATCACGGCGCTGCGCACTGCGGCCGGGGCCATCGACCACGTGGAGATCACCGACGCGGAAGGCCGCTTCGAGCGCGTGCGCGGCGATGCCTACGTGCTGGCCATGGGCTCGTTCAGCCCGCTGCTGGCCGAGCCGCTGGGCCTGCGCCTGCCCATCTATCCGGCCAAGGGCTATTCGGTGACGCTGCCCGTGCGCGATGCCTCCGCCGCCTACGAGGTCAGCCTGACGGACGACGAATACAAGCTGGTCTTCTCGCGTTACACCCGCGCGGCCCGGGACGGCCAGCCGGCGCGCGACGTGATGCGCATCGCCGGCACCGCGGAACTCAACGGCTACGGCCGCGACCTCCACCCGGTGCGCTGCGAGGCCATCGTGAAGCGCGTGGAGCAATTGTTCCCCGGCGCGGGCGACACCTCGCAGGCACAGTTCTGGTCGGGCCTGCGCCCGGCCACGCCGAGCAACGTGCCGCTCATCGGCCGCACGAAGCTGCCCAACCTGTTCCTCAACACCGGCCACGGCACGCTGGGCTGGACGCATGCCTGCGGCTCGGGCCGCGCCATCGCCAGCATCGTGAGCGGGATCGTGCCCGAGGTGGATTTCGCCTTCACGGGCATGCCGCGGGGCCGCACCGCCGTACCGGCGCTGGCCTGA
- a CDS encoding FIST signal transduction protein, which translates to MKLFPNGHATHPQWRMAAALVLAQLRAQMALPHYASAPTLGVLYITDHYAEDAEALLDVLAAELPEVTDWSGTVGVGVAANNAEYFDEPALSVMLLDLPQDQYRVFSGVAPLSRGGASAGGFVPHTALVHADGDTPDLAELIAEMSDRTESGYLFGGIAASRGRSVQFAVGGNGNIAGQGAARGVFGGGLSGVAFGSGVGMLSRVTQGCQPVGPFAQITRAQDNVVLALDGEPALDVLLGTLGITLEGDPQPALRALHATLAGLVDEGSQPMGRTGHFGTDVRVRHLVGLDPMRHGVALADKVEEGMRLAFCQRNVAAARADLMRICAEIREELAPEPQEPAAAPPPSHAGERAALMRALDHATGGMPERTIMGAIYVSCSGRGGPHFGGPGAEMQIVRHALGDVPLVGFFAGGEIAHHRLYGYTGVLTVFTCAGPGEA; encoded by the coding sequence ATGAAACTCTTTCCCAACGGCCATGCCACCCACCCGCAATGGCGCATGGCCGCCGCGCTGGTGCTGGCGCAGCTGCGCGCGCAGATGGCCTTGCCGCACTACGCCAGCGCGCCCACGCTCGGCGTGCTCTACATCACGGACCACTACGCGGAGGACGCGGAGGCGCTGCTCGATGTGCTCGCGGCCGAACTCCCGGAGGTGACCGACTGGAGCGGCACGGTGGGCGTGGGCGTGGCGGCGAACAATGCCGAGTATTTCGACGAGCCGGCCCTGTCGGTGATGCTGCTGGACCTGCCGCAGGACCAGTACCGCGTGTTCTCGGGCGTGGCGCCGCTGTCGCGCGGCGGTGCTTCCGCGGGCGGCTTCGTGCCGCACACGGCGCTGGTGCATGCCGATGGCGATACGCCGGACCTCGCCGAACTGATCGCGGAGATGTCGGACCGCACCGAGTCGGGCTACCTGTTCGGCGGCATCGCGGCGAGCCGCGGGCGCAGCGTGCAGTTCGCGGTGGGCGGCAACGGCAACATCGCGGGCCAGGGCGCGGCGCGGGGCGTGTTCGGCGGCGGTCTGTCGGGCGTGGCGTTCGGCAGCGGCGTGGGCATGCTGTCGCGCGTGACCCAGGGATGCCAGCCGGTCGGCCCGTTCGCGCAGATCACGCGCGCGCAGGACAACGTGGTGCTCGCGCTCGACGGCGAGCCCGCGCTGGACGTGCTGCTGGGCACGCTGGGCATCACCCTGGAAGGCGATCCACAGCCCGCGCTGCGCGCCCTGCACGCGACGCTGGCGGGCCTGGTGGACGAGGGCTCGCAGCCCATGGGGCGCACGGGCCATTTCGGCACGGACGTGCGCGTGCGGCATCTCGTCGGGCTGGATCCGATGCGGCATGGCGTGGCGCTCGCCGACAAGGTGGAGGAGGGCATGCGGCTCGCGTTCTGCCAGCGCAACGTGGCGGCGGCGCGCGCCGACCTGATGCGCATCTGCGCCGAGATCCGCGAGGAGCTGGCGCCGGAGCCGCAGGAGCCCGCGGCCGCCCCGCCGCCGTCGCATGCGGGCGAACGCGCGGCGCTGATGCGCGCGCTGGACCATGCCACCGGGGGCATGCCCGAGCGCACGATCATGGGAGCCATCTACGTGAGCTGCTCGGGCCGGGGCGGGCCGCACTTCGGCGGGCCCGGCGCCGAAATGCAGATCGTGCGGCACGCCCTGGGCGACGTGCCGCTGGTGGGGTTCTTCGCGGGCGGAGAGATCGCCCACCACCGGCTCTACGGCTACACCGGCGTGCTGACCGTGTTCACCTGCGCGGGCCCGGGCGAAGCTTAG
- a CDS encoding PhaM family polyhydroxyalkanoate granule multifunctional regulatory protein, giving the protein MSSNDSNSAGSDTSPFGFGRFVPGFDFLQNLAKGAAAGMPQMPPLSGWVAPTISVEELEKRISELKAVQFWLDQNSRALTATVQALEVQKMTLSTLQGMNVAMGDIAKAFTPQAAPSSQGPAPAAPRPDPFARAPRAAPPEPAPAPEPAAQAPAASGHESAGDTGTEPPAAAPGVVDPMQWWSALTGQFQQIAANAMSDVSKLPAMDATRGMAAEALKTATDMATQFAAQGMQGMQDAARQATEAGTAGTRAAGKGQDGGGAARSAKRPPSAAAPAPRAAARASSTKASPAKAPAGALPAGARRTASPQPGPKGRS; this is encoded by the coding sequence ATGAGCAGCAACGACAGCAATTCCGCCGGCAGCGACACCTCCCCCTTCGGTTTCGGGCGGTTCGTGCCGGGCTTCGATTTCCTGCAGAACCTCGCCAAGGGCGCTGCGGCGGGCATGCCGCAGATGCCGCCGCTCTCGGGCTGGGTAGCGCCCACGATCAGCGTGGAAGAGCTGGAAAAACGCATCAGCGAACTGAAGGCGGTGCAGTTCTGGCTGGACCAGAATTCCCGCGCGCTCACGGCGACCGTGCAGGCACTGGAAGTGCAGAAGATGACGCTGTCCACGCTGCAGGGCATGAACGTGGCGATGGGCGACATCGCGAAGGCGTTCACGCCGCAGGCGGCGCCGTCCTCGCAAGGGCCCGCGCCTGCGGCGCCACGCCCCGATCCCTTCGCACGGGCACCCCGTGCCGCGCCGCCCGAGCCGGCACCCGCTCCGGAGCCGGCCGCACAGGCTCCGGCGGCATCGGGACACGAGTCTGCCGGCGACACCGGCACCGAACCGCCTGCCGCCGCGCCGGGCGTGGTGGACCCGATGCAATGGTGGTCCGCGCTCACGGGCCAGTTCCAGCAGATCGCCGCCAATGCGATGAGCGATGTCTCCAAGCTGCCCGCGATGGACGCCACGCGCGGCATGGCGGCGGAGGCGCTCAAGACGGCCACCGACATGGCGACGCAGTTCGCCGCGCAAGGCATGCAGGGCATGCAGGATGCCGCGCGCCAGGCTACGGAGGCCGGCACCGCGGGCACGCGCGCCGCAGGCAAGGGCCAGGACGGCGGCGGGGCGGCCCGCAGTGCGAAGCGCCCGCCTTCCGCGGCGGCCCCTGCGCCGCGCGCCGCCGCCAGGGCCTCTTCCACGAAGGCCTCTCCCGCGAAGGCCCCGGCAGGGGCGCTGCCTGCGGGCGCACGCCGCACCGCCAGTCCCCAGCCCGGGCCGAAGGGCCGTTCCTGA
- a CDS encoding HU family DNA-binding protein encodes MATAKKAASAPAKKAAAPAVKKAAAPAKKAAPAKKAAAPKAAPAAKAAPAALKPLKATFTKTSLIAHLAEQAGVEPKAAKAVMAALEATILGSVHKKGSGEFTLPGLMKIGLQQVPAKKKRFGKDPFTGEERWFPAKPASVKIKTRALKKLKDATV; translated from the coding sequence ATGGCAACTGCAAAGAAAGCCGCATCCGCCCCGGCAAAGAAGGCGGCCGCTCCCGCGGTGAAGAAGGCCGCGGCACCCGCGAAGAAGGCTGCTCCCGCGAAGAAGGCCGCTGCCCCCAAGGCAGCACCTGCCGCGAAGGCCGCGCCCGCAGCGCTCAAGCCCCTGAAGGCCACGTTCACCAAGACCTCGCTGATCGCGCACCTGGCCGAGCAGGCCGGCGTGGAGCCGAAGGCCGCCAAGGCCGTGATGGCCGCGCTGGAAGCCACGATCCTGGGTTCGGTGCACAAGAAGGGCTCCGGCGAATTCACGCTGCCCGGCCTGATGAAGATCGGCCTGCAGCAAGTGCCCGCCAAGAAGAAGCGCTTCGGCAAGGACCCGTTCACGGGCGAAGAGCGCTGGTTCCCCGCCAAGCCCGCATCGGTCAAGATCAAGACCCGCGCGCTGAAGAAGCTCAAGGACGCCACGGTCTGA
- a CDS encoding tyrosine-protein phosphatase — MASFSRSLPLAGATNFRDLGGYAGQDGRPVRWRRLFRSDHLAWLTGQDAETLAPLGLSRAIDFRGEAESAALAYVLPGVAYHPLPIEPTVVQRAKDMALANRQITPAIAVELMQDTYRAFVSDNAEQFAALFGHLLQSDAPLVFHCTAGKDRTGFAAALILLALGVPRDVVMQDYLLTNSLYQPPAHFTGTAPAEVMNVLWRVQEEFLHAALDAVDRDHGGLDRYLAARLGVGPAERARLAQMYLDPAGG; from the coding sequence ATGGCTTCTTTCTCGCGTTCATTGCCCCTGGCGGGCGCCACCAATTTCCGTGACCTGGGCGGCTATGCCGGGCAGGACGGGCGCCCGGTGCGCTGGCGCCGGCTGTTCCGCTCCGACCACCTGGCGTGGCTCACCGGGCAGGATGCCGAGACGCTGGCGCCGCTGGGGCTGTCGCGCGCGATCGACTTCCGCGGCGAGGCCGAGAGCGCCGCGCTGGCCTACGTCCTGCCCGGCGTGGCCTACCACCCGCTGCCGATCGAGCCGACCGTGGTGCAGCGCGCCAAGGACATGGCGCTGGCCAACCGGCAGATCACGCCCGCCATCGCCGTCGAGCTGATGCAGGACACGTACCGCGCCTTCGTATCCGACAACGCGGAGCAGTTCGCCGCGCTGTTCGGGCACCTGCTGCAGAGCGACGCACCGCTGGTCTTCCACTGCACCGCGGGCAAGGACCGGACGGGCTTCGCCGCGGCGCTGATCCTGCTCGCGCTCGGCGTGCCGCGCGACGTGGTGATGCAGGACTACCTGCTCACCAACAGCCTCTACCAGCCGCCGGCCCATTTCACGGGCACCGCGCCGGCGGAGGTGATGAATGTGCTCTGGCGCGTGCAGGAGGAGTTCCTGCATGCCGCGCTGGATGCGGTGGACCGGGACCATGGCGGGCTCGACCGTTACCTGGCGGCGCGCCTGGGCGTCGGCCCCGCGGAGCGGGCGCGGCTGGCGCAGATGTACCTGGACCCGGCGGGCGGGTGA
- a CDS encoding DUF2254 domain-containing protein: MSEKLLFLLQRLVRKTWLRCALFALAAVAAVMLATWLGPWIPDGVALQLGSDALDSLLNILASSMLTVSIFSASTMVAAFSAVANSATPRASQLLIEDSTVQNTLAVFIGAFLYGVVALVGLHVHFYGDGGRLVLFGFTLLILLGVVVVLLRWIDYLSVLGRLGETIRRLEDATRKAIDQRLARPFLGGRPQRPGERGAHAVRSDATGFVQHVAMDLLQARAEALDGHLHLHVLPGAFVAPDTVLVSSDRSIDDAARAAILKAVLIGHGRSFDHDPRYGFVVMGEVAARAMSASINDPGTAMDVMGAGVRTLAHWAHRQQAADREADAAAVEAPACDRVSAPALREAGMVEDVFEPLARYAAASVEVGVALQRALHSVGALHCALREPSERLSAYALERAAHAGLCGSDMAALQNAARGTRR; the protein is encoded by the coding sequence ATGTCCGAGAAACTGCTCTTCCTGCTGCAGCGGCTGGTGCGCAAGACCTGGCTGCGCTGCGCGCTGTTCGCGCTGGCGGCCGTTGCGGCCGTCATGCTGGCCACCTGGCTGGGCCCCTGGATTCCCGATGGCGTGGCGCTCCAGCTGGGCTCCGACGCGCTCGACAGCCTGCTGAACATCCTCGCGTCCAGCATGCTCACGGTGTCGATCTTCTCGGCCAGCACCATGGTGGCGGCGTTCTCGGCCGTGGCCAACAGCGCCACGCCGCGCGCATCGCAACTGCTGATCGAGGACTCCACCGTGCAGAACACCCTGGCCGTGTTCATCGGCGCCTTCCTCTACGGCGTGGTCGCGCTGGTGGGGCTGCACGTCCACTTCTATGGCGACGGCGGGCGGCTGGTGCTGTTCGGTTTCACGCTGCTGATCCTGCTGGGCGTGGTGGTGGTGCTGCTGCGCTGGATCGACTATCTCTCGGTACTGGGCCGGCTGGGCGAAACCATCCGGCGCCTGGAGGACGCCACCCGCAAGGCCATCGACCAGCGCCTGGCCAGGCCCTTCCTGGGCGGGCGCCCCCAGCGGCCGGGCGAGCGCGGCGCCCATGCCGTGCGCAGCGACGCGACCGGCTTCGTGCAGCACGTGGCCATGGACCTGCTGCAGGCCCGGGCCGAGGCGCTGGACGGCCACCTGCACCTGCACGTGCTGCCGGGCGCATTCGTGGCGCCCGACACCGTGCTGGTCAGCAGCGACCGGTCCATCGACGATGCGGCGCGTGCGGCCATCCTCAAGGCGGTGCTGATCGGCCACGGCCGCAGCTTTGACCACGATCCGCGCTACGGCTTCGTGGTGATGGGCGAGGTGGCGGCGCGGGCCATGTCGGCCTCCATCAACGACCCCGGCACCGCGATGGACGTGATGGGCGCGGGCGTGCGCACGCTGGCCCACTGGGCGCACCGCCAGCAGGCGGCCGACCGCGAGGCCGATGCCGCCGCAGTCGAGGCGCCGGCCTGCGACCGCGTGAGCGCGCCCGCGCTGCGCGAGGCCGGCATGGTGGAGGACGTGTTCGAGCCGCTGGCGCGCTACGCAGCCGCGTCGGTGGAGGTGGGCGTGGCACTGCAGCGCGCGCTGCATTCTGTGGGCGCGTTGCACTGCGCGCTGCGCGAGCCGAGCGAGCGCCTGTCGGCCTATGCGCTGGAGCGCGCCGCCCATGCCGGCCTGTGCGGCAGCGACATGGCGGCGCTGCAAAACGCCGCGCGGGGGACGCGCAGGTGA
- a CDS encoding 3-oxoacyl-ACP reductase has protein sequence MKFKGQVVLVTGASRGIGAAIARAFAQEGATVAINHLSNDAAAAETVAACRAAGGDAWAIKADVGDADAVRAMVDAVVLDAGRIDVVVNNAFRPYAFDARRRALFDGLQWSDYQAQFDGAVGGAFNVCQAVLPHLRQRARGSIVNIATNLVENPVVPYHDYTTAKAALVAFSRNLAAELGPVGIRVNCVAPGLVYPTQASQSTPEALRDAITAATPLRRIARPEDVAGPVLFLASEWSGFMTGQVLFVDGGLVMR, from the coding sequence ATGAAGTTCAAGGGCCAGGTCGTTCTGGTGACGGGCGCGAGCCGGGGCATCGGCGCGGCCATCGCGCGCGCTTTTGCGCAGGAGGGCGCCACGGTGGCGATCAACCACCTGTCCAACGACGCGGCGGCGGCCGAGACGGTGGCGGCCTGCCGCGCTGCCGGCGGCGATGCCTGGGCCATCAAGGCCGACGTGGGCGACGCCGATGCGGTGCGCGCCATGGTGGATGCGGTGGTGCTGGATGCCGGCCGCATCGACGTGGTGGTCAACAACGCCTTCCGGCCCTATGCCTTCGATGCACGGCGCCGCGCGCTGTTCGACGGCCTGCAGTGGAGCGACTACCAGGCCCAGTTCGACGGCGCCGTGGGGGGGGCCTTCAACGTCTGCCAGGCGGTGCTGCCGCACCTGCGCCAGCGCGCGCGGGGCAGCATCGTGAACATCGCCACCAACCTGGTCGAAAACCCGGTAGTGCCGTACCACGACTACACCACGGCCAAGGCCGCGCTGGTGGCCTTCAGCCGCAACCTGGCGGCCGAACTGGGCCCCGTGGGCATCCGCGTCAATTGCGTGGCACCGGGGCTGGTCTATCCCACGCAGGCGAGCCAGTCCACGCCCGAGGCGCTGCGCGACGCGATCACCGCCGCCACGCCGCTGCGGCGCATCGCCCGGCCCGAGGACGTGGCGGGGCCGGTGCTGTTCCTGGCCTCGGAGTGGAGCGGCTTCATGACCGGGCAGGTGCTGTTCGTCGATGGCGGATTGGTGATGAGGTGA
- a CDS encoding ABC transporter substrate-binding protein, with protein sequence MQRPEFLSRRTLLAASAGLAATRWAGAATPSAPALGKITVAGWSKPISEITNLLAEPEKGFFKARGVELGYLPGAGGGDALRNTLSGQGDVAFTDPGSFFMALDKGEKLTAIYDIYPQNVFNVVSLQSSGIRTPADLKGKRIGVYSLSSGTRQNLLVLLHQAGLKESDVTIVVTGLLNFAPLLQGQVDATAATDTGLAVGRRKGLGAVNVMQVRDYLNVSSDLFVVRSEVLPQKKALLRAFLQGYRDSAAWMMARPEEAAALAVKVAIDGTQQDANLEVIRLRNASAQPSVPGQPLGAFNLASLQKAADAYRALGLVQNGIRVADVVDASLLPAA encoded by the coding sequence ATGCAACGACCTGAATTCCTCTCGCGCCGCACGCTGCTGGCGGCGTCCGCAGGCCTCGCGGCCACGCGCTGGGCGGGCGCCGCCACGCCGTCCGCACCTGCCCTGGGCAAGATCACCGTCGCGGGCTGGAGCAAGCCCATCAGCGAGATCACCAACCTGCTGGCCGAGCCCGAGAAGGGTTTTTTCAAGGCGCGCGGCGTGGAGCTGGGCTACCTGCCCGGCGCGGGCGGCGGCGATGCGCTGCGCAACACGCTGAGCGGGCAGGGCGACGTGGCCTTCACCGATCCGGGCTCGTTCTTCATGGCGCTGGACAAGGGCGAGAAGCTCACCGCCATCTACGACATCTACCCGCAGAATGTGTTCAACGTGGTGTCGCTGCAGTCCTCGGGCATCCGCACGCCGGCGGACCTGAAGGGCAAGCGCATCGGCGTCTACAGCCTCTCCAGCGGCACGCGGCAGAACCTGCTGGTGCTGCTGCACCAGGCGGGGCTGAAGGAGTCGGACGTGACCATCGTGGTCACCGGCCTGCTCAACTTCGCGCCGCTGCTGCAGGGCCAGGTCGATGCCACGGCGGCCACCGACACGGGCCTGGCCGTGGGTCGCCGCAAGGGCCTGGGCGCCGTGAACGTGATGCAGGTGCGGGACTACCTGAATGTTTCCAGCGACCTTTTCGTGGTGCGCAGCGAGGTGCTGCCGCAGAAGAAGGCGCTGCTGCGCGCCTTCCTGCAGGGCTACCGCGACAGCGCCGCGTGGATGATGGCCCGGCCCGAAGAGGCCGCTGCGCTGGCCGTGAAGGTCGCGATCGACGGCACGCAGCAGGATGCGAACCTGGAGGTGATCCGCCTGCGCAACGCCTCCGCCCAGCCCTCTGTGCCGGGGCAGCCGCTGGGCGCGTTCAACCTCGCATCGCTGCAGAAAGCGGCCGATGCCTACCGCGCGTTGGGCCTGGTGCAGAACGGCATCCGCGTGGCCGACGTGGTGGACGCCAGCCTGCTGCCCGCGGCGTGA